One Candidatus Peregrinibacteria bacterium DNA segment encodes these proteins:
- a CDS encoding YraN family protein: MNPHAFGLWCEEQVAQYLECVRGWRILERRVRFKGGEVDLIAESPAQELFFVEVKGRRNERFGSPLEAMTETKQSRFYRTAWEWKRRKKEWREARFLFYSVELQEGIPLLDCYEF, encoded by the coding sequence ATGAACCCTCACGCCTTTGGTCTGTGGTGTGAAGAACAGGTGGCGCAGTATTTGGAGTGTGTGCGGGGGTGGCGGATTTTGGAAAGGCGGGTGCGTTTTAAGGGAGGGGAGGTGGATTTGATTGCCGAGTCCCCAGCGCAGGAGCTGTTTTTTGTGGAGGTGAAGGGGCGGCGCAATGAGCGGTTTGGCAGTCCCCTCGAAGCCATGACTGAGACCAAGCAAAGCCGTTTTTATCGAACGGCCTGGGAATGGAAAAGGCGGAAAAAAGAATGGCGAGAGGCGCGTTTTTTGTTTTATAGCGTGGAACTTCAGGAAGGGATTCCTCTGCTCGATTGTTATGAATTTTAG
- the dnaB gene encoding replicative DNA helicase translates to MDELVDKAEQELFKVSQTFMRNRFVPIKDILASTYEKISDLHDPEAAAKYKGLATGFGSLDHLLTGLQPSDLIILAARPSMGKTAFALNLGLNAALRGKSIGIISLEMSKEQLVERLFISMLGVDSWKLKNGQLTQDDFMRMGQVMDQLNSCKIFIDDSAGVATSELRAKARRLQMEHGLDLLIVDYLQLMSMGKGMLSITNRVQEISEISRSLKQLARELHIPIMALSQLSRAVEARPVKIPQLSDLRESGAIEQDADVVMMMYREDYYEEDTERQGITDIYVRKHRHGMVGRAELMFRKEQMKFYDIDRQRSGTFED, encoded by the coding sequence GTGGATGAGCTGGTGGACAAGGCGGAGCAAGAACTCTTCAAAGTCTCGCAAACCTTCATGCGCAATCGCTTCGTGCCCATCAAAGACATCCTCGCCAGCACCTATGAAAAAATTTCAGATCTCCATGATCCAGAAGCAGCCGCCAAATACAAAGGACTCGCCACGGGTTTTGGTTCCCTGGACCACTTGCTCACCGGTTTACAACCTTCCGACCTCATCATTCTCGCCGCCCGTCCCTCCATGGGGAAAACCGCCTTTGCTCTCAACCTGGGACTCAATGCGGCACTGCGCGGCAAAAGTATAGGAATCATTTCACTCGAAATGTCCAAAGAACAACTTGTGGAACGCCTCTTCATTTCCATGCTCGGAGTGGACAGTTGGAAGCTGAAGAACGGCCAACTCACCCAAGACGACTTCATGCGCATGGGCCAAGTTATGGATCAACTCAACAGCTGCAAAATCTTTATAGACGATTCCGCCGGCGTCGCCACCTCCGAACTGCGTGCCAAGGCCCGCCGCCTGCAAATGGAGCACGGCCTCGACTTGCTCATTGTGGATTACCTTCAACTCATGTCCATGGGCAAGGGCATGCTCTCTATTACGAACCGCGTCCAAGAAATTTCCGAAATTTCTCGTTCCCTCAAACAGCTCGCTCGTGAACTGCACATCCCCATCATGGCCCTCTCCCAACTCTCTCGTGCCGTCGAAGCACGTCCCGTTAAAATCCCGCAACTCTCCGACCTTCGCGAATCAGGAGCCATTGAGCAGGATGCAGACGTCGTAATGATGATGTACCGCGAAGATTACTACGAAGAAGACACCGAACGCCAAGGCATCACCGACATTTACGTGCGCAAACACCGCCACGGCATGGTGGGCCGCGCCGAACTCATGTTCCGCAAGGAGCAAATGAAATTCTACGACATCGACCGTCAACGAAGTGGAACTTTTGAGGATTAG
- the lysS gene encoding lysine--tRNA ligase: MPSQEYNDRLRKADELRKLGINPYPARYEGSHSIAEVLASKKAQKTRSIEDILADKISTDFTIRGRLMTLREHGRLAFANLKDATGTIQICFMEQVLGKENYKLLRKVDMGDFIGASGELFMTKHGQLTLLIKDWTFLGKTLRPLPEKWHGLQDQEAKYRQRYLDLVMSEETTSRFVFRSRFIEEIRQFLNLHSFLEVETPVLAAIASGATARPFLTHHNALDLDVHLRIAPELYLKRLIAGGMERVYEFAKCFRNEGMDPSHLQEFTMLEYYGAYWNYEDNMNFTEKMLTTVIKKLFGTTKIKVRSRDGSDVEVDFKAPWPRISFGELIEKDSGIKIYDFLTPEHPEGDVVALRAAIKKARDPQGQKIILEDAEKMGYGNLCDALYKKVSRPKLINPCFVIDHPASTMPLARRSDENPKVCETFQLLVNTWEVVKAYSELVDPVDQRERFIEQAKAAAGGDEEAMDMDLDYLTAMEHGMPPISGFGMGIDRIVTLLTGQDNLRDAVLFPIMRPLEEDLKAAKKIAEKARESAKKGHRKS, translated from the coding sequence ATGCCCTCTCAAGAATACAACGATCGTCTTCGCAAAGCGGATGAACTCCGCAAGCTCGGAATCAACCCTTATCCCGCTCGCTACGAAGGGTCTCATTCGATTGCCGAAGTCCTCGCTTCCAAAAAAGCGCAAAAAACACGCAGCATCGAAGACATTTTGGCAGATAAAATTTCCACCGATTTCACGATCCGCGGTCGTCTCATGACCCTGCGTGAACACGGACGCTTAGCTTTCGCAAACCTAAAAGACGCAACCGGCACGATTCAAATCTGTTTTATGGAACAAGTGCTCGGTAAAGAAAATTACAAACTGCTCCGTAAAGTGGACATGGGCGACTTCATTGGCGCGTCTGGAGAACTGTTCATGACCAAGCACGGCCAGCTCACGCTTCTCATCAAAGACTGGACTTTTCTCGGCAAAACCCTACGTCCACTGCCTGAAAAATGGCATGGACTTCAAGATCAAGAAGCCAAATACCGCCAACGCTACCTCGACCTGGTGATGAGTGAAGAGACCACGTCCCGCTTTGTGTTTCGCAGTCGTTTCATCGAAGAAATCCGCCAATTCCTTAATTTGCACAGCTTCCTCGAAGTAGAAACCCCGGTGCTCGCGGCGATCGCCTCCGGCGCCACCGCTCGCCCCTTCCTCACGCATCACAACGCGCTCGACCTCGATGTACACCTACGCATCGCACCCGAACTCTATTTAAAACGCCTCATCGCCGGCGGCATGGAGCGCGTCTACGAATTCGCCAAATGCTTCCGCAACGAAGGCATGGATCCCTCCCACCTCCAAGAATTCACCATGCTCGAATATTACGGCGCTTATTGGAATTATGAGGACAACATGAACTTCACCGAAAAAATGCTCACCACGGTTATTAAAAAGCTTTTCGGCACGACAAAAATCAAAGTTCGCTCTCGCGACGGTAGCGATGTAGAAGTGGACTTCAAAGCGCCTTGGCCGCGTATTTCTTTTGGTGAACTCATCGAAAAAGACAGCGGCATCAAGATTTACGATTTTCTCACTCCCGAACATCCCGAAGGCGACGTCGTCGCCCTCCGCGCGGCCATTAAAAAAGCACGAGATCCACAGGGGCAAAAAATTATCCTCGAAGACGCTGAAAAAATGGGTTACGGAAACCTCTGTGATGCTCTCTACAAAAAAGTCAGCCGACCCAAACTCATCAATCCGTGCTTTGTGATCGACCACCCTGCCAGCACCATGCCTTTAGCGCGTCGCAGCGATGAAAATCCAAAAGTGTGCGAAACTTTTCAACTCCTCGTGAACACTTGGGAAGTGGTCAAAGCCTACTCAGAGCTCGTGGATCCTGTGGACCAACGCGAGCGCTTCATTGAACAAGCCAAAGCCGCCGCCGGCGGAGACGAAGAGGCCATGGATATGGACCTCGACTACCTCACCGCGATGGAACACGGCATGCCCCCCATCTCTGGATTCGGCATGGGCATCGACCGCATCGTTACCCTTTTGACCGGCCAAGACAACCTCCGCGACGCCGTGCTCTTCCCCATCATGCGCCCTCTCGAGGAAGATCTCAAAGCCGCCAAAAAAATTGCAGAAAAAGCAAGAGAATCAGCGAAGAAAGGACACCGGAAGTCCTGA
- a CDS encoding DUF4012 domain-containing protein, translating to MHDRSYGISGYQPTRHTPHVPEGGDPGQEPSTTQRAKDLFDRAKKTVNKTRSSAPRNPGPKWPLHKKILLVLTAIFVTGLFIIWFFLGEFRFLFWRAPSLTGFPFGNRTYIVLFQNNYELRPTGGFISNYAELTFSHGLYKGITFHDVYAEIDEHKTMEPPLVLSTLLDNENYAGHTFRDANFDPDFRLSKDELIHFYQLTNPEARIDGVVAVDFHFLENWVGIYDEVSIDGTTFTQQNLFESLSSLVSDIDRHDEEALATRKDIAAPLIKKLILKTFIFP from the coding sequence ATGCACGATCGTTCCTACGGCATCAGCGGCTATCAACCCACTCGGCATACGCCGCACGTGCCCGAGGGCGGCGACCCAGGGCAAGAGCCCAGCACGACCCAGCGAGCCAAAGATCTCTTTGACCGCGCCAAAAAAACCGTGAACAAAACCCGCTCCAGCGCTCCTCGCAATCCCGGCCCCAAATGGCCGCTCCATAAAAAAATCCTCCTCGTCCTCACCGCCATCTTCGTCACAGGACTCTTCATCATCTGGTTCTTCTTGGGCGAATTCCGCTTCCTATTCTGGCGCGCCCCCTCCCTCACCGGCTTCCCCTTCGGAAACCGCACCTATATCGTGCTCTTCCAAAACAATTACGAACTCCGGCCCACCGGAGGCTTCATCTCCAACTATGCCGAACTCACCTTCAGCCATGGCCTCTACAAGGGCATCACCTTCCACGACGTCTACGCCGAAATCGACGAGCACAAAACCATGGAGCCACCCCTCGTCCTTTCCACACTGCTCGACAACGAAAACTATGCGGGACATACTTTCCGGGACGCCAACTTCGATCCCGATTTCCGTCTGAGTAAAGATGAACTCATCCACTTTTATCAACTCACGAACCCCGAAGCACGCATCGATGGAGTCGTTGCCGTGGACTTCCACTTCCTTGAAAACTGGGTCGGGATCTATGACGAAGTCAGCATAGACGGCACGACCTTCACCCAGCAAAACCTCTTTGAATCCCTCTCCTCCCTCGTCTCAGACATTGACCGCCATGATGAAGAAGCCCTCGCCACTCGCAAAGACATCGCCGCGCCTCTCATCAAAAAGCTCATCCTAAAAACCTTCATCTTTCCCTGA
- the guaA gene encoding glutamine-hydrolyzing GMP synthase encodes MNKIAILDFGSQYTHLLATRVRRLGVYSEILHPADVTAEGLKDYVGIILSGGPASVYEAGSPTVDPAIFTLGKPILGVCYGHQLITSLLGGTVEPGKGVGAEFGKAAITIQKNEGLFAGFAPQEETQVWMSHGDRVTQLPDGFEVFATSKDDGYSAVGDSKRNIYGVQFHGEVVHTVKGNEMLLNFIKLTGVARDWDLGSFVEQSLQQIRTQVGDRSVFMLISGGVDSTVAYVLLAKALGTDRVYGLFVDTGFMRAGERDQVESALRREGINKLHVVDASEEFYAALAGATEPEKKREIIGRVFLEVQARIAQELALDPAHWMLGQGTIYPDTIESGGTKNSAKIKTHHNRVPEIEALIKEGRVIEPLKDLYKDEVREVGEKLGLPTALVWRHPFPGPGLAVRLLCAEAPDWAPNHETLEAQINLFLAQQKAEGKLTNLLTAKTLPIKSVGVQGDFRTYRHPVVLTGEATWQELAQLAPALTNRFHELNRVLYNFGPAPESITLTPGTLTKDRTLRLQEADKLAMLWLKDIGQDRAVWQMPTVLLPVSVNAENKESLVLRPIVSEEAMTAHFSELPMDKIRELTTELLKDDQISAVFYDITNKPPATIEWE; translated from the coding sequence ATGAACAAAATCGCTATCCTCGACTTCGGCAGCCAGTACACACACCTGCTCGCCACGCGTGTTCGACGCCTCGGCGTTTACAGCGAAATTCTCCACCCTGCAGACGTCACCGCGGAGGGTCTCAAAGATTACGTCGGCATCATCCTTTCCGGGGGCCCCGCTTCTGTTTATGAAGCCGGCTCCCCAACCGTAGACCCCGCCATTTTCACCCTCGGCAAACCCATACTCGGTGTCTGTTATGGCCATCAACTCATCACAAGCCTCCTAGGAGGAACTGTGGAGCCCGGCAAAGGGGTCGGAGCCGAATTCGGGAAAGCCGCCATCACCATCCAAAAAAATGAAGGTCTTTTCGCCGGTTTTGCACCTCAAGAAGAAACCCAAGTCTGGATGAGCCACGGCGATCGAGTGACTCAACTTCCCGATGGTTTCGAAGTTTTCGCCACCAGCAAAGACGACGGCTACTCTGCCGTCGGCGACTCCAAACGGAACATTTATGGCGTGCAATTCCATGGCGAAGTCGTGCACACGGTCAAAGGCAACGAGATGCTCCTCAACTTCATCAAACTCACCGGGGTTGCCCGTGACTGGGACCTCGGCAGCTTCGTGGAACAATCCCTGCAGCAAATCCGCACGCAAGTCGGCGACCGAAGTGTCTTCATGCTCATCAGTGGCGGAGTGGACAGCACGGTCGCCTACGTGCTGCTGGCCAAAGCCCTGGGCACAGACCGTGTCTATGGCCTCTTTGTAGACACCGGTTTCATGCGCGCCGGCGAGCGCGACCAAGTAGAAAGCGCCCTGCGCCGTGAAGGCATCAACAAACTCCACGTCGTGGACGCGAGTGAAGAATTCTACGCCGCGCTCGCCGGCGCAACCGAACCTGAAAAAAAACGTGAAATCATCGGCCGCGTCTTCCTCGAAGTGCAGGCCCGCATCGCTCAAGAGCTTGCTCTGGACCCCGCTCACTGGATGCTGGGCCAAGGGACCATCTATCCAGACACCATCGAATCGGGTGGCACCAAAAATTCCGCCAAAATCAAAACCCACCACAACCGTGTGCCCGAAATCGAAGCCCTCATCAAAGAAGGACGCGTCATCGAACCCCTCAAAGACCTCTATAAAGATGAAGTTCGTGAAGTCGGAGAAAAACTGGGTCTCCCCACCGCCCTCGTCTGGCGCCATCCCTTCCCAGGACCCGGCCTTGCCGTGCGCCTGCTCTGCGCCGAAGCTCCCGACTGGGCCCCCAATCACGAAACCCTCGAAGCTCAAATCAACCTCTTCCTCGCTCAGCAAAAGGCGGAAGGCAAACTCACCAACCTTCTCACTGCAAAGACCCTGCCCATCAAATCTGTGGGCGTTCAAGGGGATTTCCGAACCTATCGCCATCCCGTCGTCCTCACTGGCGAGGCCACTTGGCAAGAACTTGCCCAACTTGCTCCTGCCCTCACCAACCGCTTCCACGAACTGAACCGCGTGCTCTACAATTTCGGCCCAGCACCTGAGTCCATCACCCTCACCCCCGGCACGCTCACCAAAGACCGCACCCTTCGCCTTCAAGAAGCGGACAAACTCGCCATGCTCTGGCTCAAAGACATTGGTCAGGATCGTGCTGTTTGGCAAATGCCCACGGTGCTTCTTCCTGTTTCTGTGAATGCCGAAAACAAAGAATCCCTCGTCCTCCGTCCCATCGTCTCCGAAGAAGCCATGACCGCCCATTTTTCCGAACTCCCCATGGACAAGATCCGTGAACTCACCACCGAGCTCCTCAAAGACGATCAAATCTCCGCTGTGTTCTACGACATTACCAATAAACCCCCCGCCACCATTGAGTGGGAGTGA
- a CDS encoding helix-turn-helix domain-containing protein codes for MTLISPKFTLSRQDAADLLAVSTRTLDRYIRSKRLSSRKKGGSILLSEEEVNNLKVSQFQNMHGASPEVEGRAHRHIDSVAARQNATIFDAETGTVEENPVAVAAPAKSGVAKGEREKVFEELYDLSRREVREYHNKLEAANYRLGQMEMQLKHSVPLLDYHAKEEVLKQQDEIIQGKVKRQEETLSVIEHELRSERLNKNIYMGLLFGLLALMPLLWLMIQG; via the coding sequence ATGACTCTCATTTCTCCTAAGTTTACTCTTTCACGTCAGGATGCTGCGGACCTTTTGGCGGTGTCCACTCGTACGCTCGATCGTTACATTCGATCCAAAAGACTTTCTTCACGCAAGAAAGGGGGCAGCATTTTGCTTTCGGAGGAGGAAGTGAACAATCTCAAGGTCAGTCAATTTCAGAATATGCACGGGGCTTCACCCGAGGTGGAGGGGCGTGCACATCGTCACATCGACAGCGTGGCAGCTCGTCAAAATGCTACGATTTTTGATGCGGAAACTGGAACCGTTGAAGAAAATCCAGTGGCCGTTGCGGCTCCTGCAAAAAGTGGAGTTGCCAAAGGGGAGCGGGAAAAAGTTTTCGAGGAATTGTACGATCTTTCTCGCCGTGAAGTGCGTGAATATCACAACAAATTGGAGGCGGCCAATTATCGCCTGGGACAAATGGAAATGCAACTCAAGCATTCCGTGCCTCTTTTGGATTACCATGCCAAGGAAGAAGTTTTGAAACAGCAGGATGAAATCATTCAAGGAAAAGTGAAACGCCAGGAAGAAACTTTGTCTGTTATTGAACATGAATTGCGCTCTGAACGTTTAAACAAAAACATATACATGGGTTTGCTGTTTGGACTTTTGGCTTTGATGCCTTTGCTCTGGCTCATGATCCAAGGCTGA
- a CDS encoding glycoside hydrolase family 18 protein, with protein MFKTTQKTLRLLILLFVLFFSIFSFMVIWFWFGIHVEKDHEPALAFWLPHEFSTGQQNSQTLLEKFQGLPVTDLYFHVGPIEPDGTLAKDLSLSAEDLAALPSTNYAWIGQIRSKVPLENAAVRQKIIDSCQWLLMQGFDGIHLDIEPVREDDSDFLLLLQEMRSALPTASISIAMDEWQPHGFTQLLAKHFEVPMESYWSTEQVESVLPYVDQLVVMTYDTGFRDPDLYSWWVEQQTLALSKRVGSDTELFIGIPCYNRGTRFDPLAENVQSSLKGYLRGVQNLRTQTEHVTGLAVYPYWEMDETEWTSLHQFFSPHETDLPE; from the coding sequence GTGTTTAAGACTACGCAAAAAACCCTACGCCTGCTCATCTTATTGTTTGTGCTGTTTTTCAGCATTTTTTCTTTCATGGTGATTTGGTTTTGGTTTGGAATTCATGTGGAAAAAGATCATGAACCGGCCCTTGCTTTTTGGCTTCCGCACGAATTCAGCACAGGCCAGCAAAACTCTCAAACCTTGCTCGAAAAGTTCCAGGGCCTCCCGGTCACAGACCTATATTTTCATGTGGGCCCCATTGAGCCCGATGGGACGCTGGCCAAAGACCTCTCTTTGAGCGCCGAAGACCTCGCCGCATTGCCCTCCACAAACTACGCCTGGATCGGACAAATCCGCAGCAAAGTGCCTTTGGAAAATGCCGCCGTTCGTCAAAAAATCATAGACAGTTGCCAGTGGCTGCTCATGCAAGGCTTCGATGGAATTCACTTGGACATTGAGCCTGTTCGTGAAGACGACTCAGATTTCCTTCTCCTCCTCCAAGAAATGCGCAGCGCCCTTCCCACAGCTTCCATTTCCATTGCCATGGACGAATGGCAACCCCACGGTTTCACTCAACTCCTCGCCAAACATTTTGAAGTGCCCATGGAAAGTTATTGGTCCACCGAGCAGGTCGAAAGCGTACTGCCTTACGTGGATCAACTGGTGGTCATGACCTACGACACCGGCTTTCGTGATCCCGATCTTTACAGTTGGTGGGTGGAGCAGCAAACGCTGGCTCTTTCAAAACGAGTCGGTTCAGATACGGAACTGTTCATTGGCATTCCATGTTACAATCGAGGCACGCGCTTCGATCCCCTTGCAGAGAACGTGCAATCTTCCTTAAAAGGTTACTTGCGTGGAGTGCAAAACCTCCGCACTCAAACCGAGCACGTCACGGGTCTGGCCGTCTATCCTTATTGGGAAATGGACGAGACAGAGTGGACAAGCCTTCATCAATTTTTTTCTCCTCATGAAACTGATCTACCTGAATAA
- the ybeY gene encoding rRNA maturation RNase YbeY, producing MKLIYLNKTSEKVSKTLFTKILKCLPKVEPQLTQTELELLLTNDTEIQNLNRNYRGKDRPTDVLSFSLEDEHTLGQIVISVERARAQAETLDQPLEEELRFLFAHGLMHLCGYDHETPEEEAVMLPKTYQVLGRI from the coding sequence ATGAAACTGATCTACCTGAATAAAACGTCTGAAAAAGTCTCAAAAACCTTGTTTACAAAAATCTTAAAATGCCTTCCCAAAGTGGAGCCCCAGCTGACTCAAACAGAACTGGAACTTTTGCTCACCAACGACACCGAAATCCAAAACCTGAATCGCAACTACCGCGGCAAAGATCGCCCCACCGACGTGCTGTCCTTTTCTTTGGAGGATGAACACACTTTGGGCCAAATCGTTATTTCGGTGGAACGCGCTCGCGCCCAAGCCGAAACCCTGGACCAACCCCTTGAGGAAGAACTCCGCTTTCTTTTTGCGCATGGACTCATGCATCTTTGCGGTTACGACCACGAAACCCCCGAAGAGGAAGCTGTTATGCTTCCTAAAACCTACCAAGTCTTGGGACGAATATAG
- a CDS encoding IS30 family transposase — MNGSYNPKKAQQKSYVRRRSARFQGKKVAMNKKLRDFVEEKLRDDISPAAISGRLKCQEGALPFASKDSIYRFLKSPYGRALEYEREQKTKHRRKRPKVLSKLSDRTFINERPNRIEMREDVGDIEGDFIVSGKTGKGSLLVAVDRKLRVSFLEKIFPVTIEEVHEAFCESKNVFQSFKA, encoded by the coding sequence GTGAATGGCAGCTATAACCCGAAGAAAGCACAGCAGAAAAGCTATGTACGAAGGCGCTCCGCTCGCTTTCAAGGGAAGAAAGTTGCAATGAACAAGAAATTGAGAGATTTCGTAGAAGAAAAACTAAGAGATGATATTTCTCCAGCCGCTATTTCTGGGAGACTCAAATGCCAAGAGGGAGCTCTTCCTTTTGCCTCCAAAGACAGTATTTATCGCTTCCTAAAAAGCCCCTATGGAAGAGCTTTGGAGTATGAACGTGAGCAGAAAACAAAACATCGAAGAAAGAGGCCCAAAGTACTTTCAAAACTTTCGGACAGAACGTTCATAAATGAGCGTCCTAACAGAATAGAAATGAGAGAAGATGTGGGAGACATTGAAGGAGATTTCATAGTTTCAGGGAAAACGGGAAAGGGTTCACTTTTGGTTGCTGTGGACAGGAAACTAAGAGTTTCATTTCTTGAAAAGATCTTCCCAGTGACGATTGAAGAAGTTCATGAGGCTTTTTGCGAATCCAAAAACGTTTTCCAGAGCTTCAAAGCATGA